DNA from Micromonospora nigra:
CGTAAGGCCTTCGACATCAGCGCCGCGTACGACGCGTCGATCAGCCGCCTGTTCGCCGCGGCGGGCACGTGACCCGCCACCCGGTCCTGGTCGGCACGGTCACCCTGGACGTGCTGCACGAGGGCCCGATCGGCTCCGGCCGTGCCCCGGTCACGCTGCGCTGGGGCGGCGTGATGAACAACATGGCGTGCGCGATGGGTGCCCGGGGCGCCGGTCCCGCGCTGGTGACCGCCGACTACACGGGCGAGCTGGCGTCCGCGGTCGCCACCCATCTGGTCGGCAACGGGGTGCGGTGGACGCCACTGCCCTTCGCGGCGCCGCTGCCGCTGTTCCACGCCGAGCTGGCCGACGGCTCGGTGCGGGAGAAATGGTTCATCGGCGGGGCGGCGATCGACGGGCTGGACCCGACCGCGCTGGCCGCCGGTCGGTTCCTGTTCGACACCGCGAGCGTGCTGATCGGCGGCACCGACGCCACGGCGCCCGCGCTGGACTGGCTGGCCGCCGAGGCAGCGGAGCGGGGCGTACCGTTCTGGCTGCTGTCCGCCGATCCGACCGAGACCGGCAAACTGCGGCCCGCCCGCCGCGACAACGACCTGACCGCGCTGAATCTGCTCGAGCTCGGCCGCTGGGCCGGCCGTCCGCTGGACTCGATGGTCGACGTGACCGCAGCCGCCACCGAGCTCGCCGGTGCCGGGCACTGCCTGGTGACGCTGGGCGGTCAGGGCGCGCTGCTGACCGGCCCGGACGGCACGTTCCGGCAGGCGCCGCCGTCGATCGACGACCCGACGCTCACCGTGGGAGCCGGTGACGTGCTCCTCGGCTGCCTGCTGACGGCCCACCTCGGCGGGCAGGACTGGCCAGCCGCGTTGCAGGAGGCGACCGAGCTCACCGGGGCGTTCCTGGCAGAGCCGGCATCGGCGGAACGGCCCTACCGGGTGCTGCGCGACGACCCGGGCCGGCGACCGCGCTTTACCCGCCCACGGGAGGTGCGGACCGGCACCTCCGGCGACGGCGCGGTCGACCTCCGAAAATGGTGAAGCCCAGGTCGATGACCTGGGCTTCTTCACCGAGCCGCCTGACGGAATCGAACCGTCGAATTACGCTTACCGTACGTCACAGTCCAGGGCTTGTCATTGACCACCAAAAGTTGTCGTTACCTGCGCAAACATGGTCCACAGCTTGTCGACGCCTGTCACCGCTTCACAGGGGTTTTCGGGGGTAAGCTTCTATAGCTGTCAAGGGTGGTTCCTTCCGTGGGCGGCGGCCAGGGTCCGGAAGAGCTGCCTGCTGATGTAGCGCTTGAGGTTGCGCATGACCTCGCGTTTGGTGCGGCCTTCGGTGGTGCGGCGGGTGACGTAGGCGCGGGTGCGGGGGTCGTTGCCCATGCGGACAAGGGCGACGGTGTAGAGGGCTCGGCTGGACTTCGCCCGACGCACCCCCGGCTGCCTGCCCTCGGCGACGTTCTTCCCGGAGCCGGAGGCGGGTACGTCGCCGACGCGCTGAGGGCCGGCGCCCGCCTGTTCAAGGTGCACGTCCAGGGTCGGTGGCTTCGCCCCGACCGACCCGGCGCTGGACCCGGTGTGGGGACTGCTCGCTGAGGCGGGCGTGCCGGTGGTGGTCCACGTCGGGCACGCGCCGGTGGGCACCGCGCACACCGGGCCGGACGGCTTCGCCGCCCTGATGGCCCGGCACCCCCGGCTCGCCGCGATCGTGGCGCACCTCGGCGCGCCCGACCACACCGCCTTCCTGGCCATGGCGCAACGGTACGAGCGGGTCCGGCTGGACACCACGATGGCGTTCACCCCGTTCTCCGACCGGCTCGTGCCGTTCCCCACCGCCGAACTGCCCCGGCTGCGCTGGCTGCGGACCGTCCGCCCGGAGGTCGGTCGGCACCGGCGGGGCACCACCGCGCGCCGGATCACCGGTCCGGCAGGGGCGGCCGGGCTGGCACTCCGGTTTGCCAGGTGTCCGAACGCGATGGCGCGCTTGAATGGCGGTCACGGGTTCGATCCGCCGACCGGGCAGCGTGGGCCGGCAGGGACGGTCCAGCCGAGCGGGCCGCCCGCCGCGCCCCGTCACCGGCCGGGGACCGACACGCACCGCGGGCGGACGACGTCACCCGCCGCCGCGGCACGGGCGGGCCGCGCGGCCGTGCCGGCCCGCCGGAACACCGACCGGATGTGCGGCTGCCCGGTCCGGTCCACCCCTGCCTCGGGCCCCGCGCCGTCGGGCCCGGCGCGGGACCACCAACCCCTCCTATCCGACGAGGTAACTCATGACCGTGACGACCAGGCTCGACAGATCCTCCTGGCGACCGATCCACACCCGCATCCTGCTCGCGCTGGGTGTCGGGTGGGCCCTGGACTCCTTCGAGGTGCAGATCATCGGCAGCGTGATCCGCCCGCTGGCCAAGGAGTTCGGACTGACCGACGCCGCCGGTGCGGTGCTGCCCTGGGCGCTGTCCACCACCTGGGTGGTGTGGTTCGTCGGACTGATGATCGGCGCCTCCGGCTTCGGCTGGTTGGCCGACCGGGTGGGCCGGAAGCGGCTCTTCGTGGCCACCCTGCTGGTCTACTCCCTGGCCGCCGTACTGACCGCCTTCTCCCCCAACTTCGCGGTCTTCCTGCTGTTCCGCTTCGTCACCGCGATGGGGGTGGGCGGGGAGTACTCGGCGATCACCTCGGCGATCACCGAGTTCGTGCCGGCCCGCAAGCGGGGCGCCGCGACCGCGGCCACGCTGAGCTTCTGGTCCATCGGGGGCATCGCCGCCGGCCTGATCGGCATCGGCTTCCTCAACGGGCTCATCGCCCGTCAGGTCACCGTCGGCGGCGTCGACCTGGCCGGTTGGCGGCTCTGCCTGCTCGCCGGGGCCCTCGCCGCCGGGTACGCCCTGATCGCGCGGCGGGCGATTCCGGAGTCACCCCGCTGGCTAGCCGCCCAGGGCCGCCGGGTGGAGGCCGACGCCATCGTCACCAGGATCACGGGCCTGCCCGACGACGGCTCGGACCCGGTGGGCGTCGACGTGCGGCGGTCGTTCCGGTCACAGCTGGCCGAGCTGTGGCGGGGTTGGCGCGGCCGACTGGTCTACGGCATGGTGCTGGAGTTCTGCGCCACCGGCGCCTACTACGGCCTGTTCACCTTCTTCGGCGCGTACGTGCTGGTGAAGGGGCAGGTGGAGGTCGCCGACGGCACCGTGCCGTTCTACTACCTGATCGGCAACGTCGGCGCGCTGGTCGGCGGGCTGAGCGTGGCCGCCGTCATCGACCGGGCCGGCCGCCGGTACACGGTGCTGGTGGCGTACGGCACGGCTGCCGTCTCGGTGTTGCTGCTGGCCCTCGCGGCGCTCACGCGGTCGCCCGGGTTGACCCTGGTGGCGTTCACGCTCTGCGTCTTCGCCGCGACGTGTTCCTGGATCTCGGCCTACACCACCTTCGCCGAGCTCTTCCCCACCGAACTGCGGGCCACCGGGGTCGGGGTCTCGGTCTCCGCGGGGCGGATCGGTGGCATGGTGGGTGTGGTCGGCCTGTCGTACACGGTGGGGGGTCTGGGGCTGGTCACGGCCTTCGCGCTGCTCGCCGCCTTCTTCGCGCTCGGCGCCCTGGCCTCGGTGGTCTGGGGTAGCCTCCGGGGCCCGGAGGGCCGGGGGATGTCCCTGGACGACCTTTCCCCGTCGCTGGCGCTGCCCACCGCGAGGTCCTAGTTGCCGTCGCTGCCCTGCCGGACGTGCCCGGTGCGTACTGCACCGGGCACGTCCGCGTTCAGCAGCAGGCCGCTGCGGTGGACTCGCCGGACGCCGGCCCGGCGGGGGCGCAGGGGAAGAGCCCGAAGTGGGTCGTCCGGTCACCGATCACCTCGAAGTGGGCCGCGTAGCGCGTGCCGGCGAGCATGTCGGCGGTGTTGCCGCACACCGGCACCGGCTTGTTCGCGGGGAACCGGTGGTGGTCGTCGAGGTCGAACGCGTGCGGGTGGAGCGGCAGCGATCCGCGATAGGTGGCGATCTGCCCGTAGTCCTCGCAGCGGTCCTCGAAGGGCAGCTTGAAGGCGCGGATGGTCCGGGAGGAGAACGTGATGAAGCCGATCCGGTGTTCGATGTCCGGGTTGCTCACCGTGAGCGGAGAGCTGCTGACCGCCCGGACGTCGGCGCAGCCCACGTCGGCCATGATCCGCCGGAAGTCCTCGGTGTAGAGGGCTCCGCCCAGACACTCACCGAGGAGCACCGGATCGGTGGTGAGCGGCGCGGGAACGCGGCGGTCGGCGAAGACGTCGGAGAAGTAGAGTTCCCCACCGGGGCGCAGCACCCGCATGATCTCCTGGAACACGCGGGGCTTGTCCGGGGAGAGGTTGAGCACGCAGTTCGACACCACCAGGTCCACCGACCCGTCGGCGATGCCGACGTCGCGCAGGTCCTCGATGTAGCCTTGGCGGAACTCCACGTTCGCGTAGCCGAAACGCTCGGCGTGGTAATCGAGATGGCGGCGGGCCACGGCGAGTTGTTCGTCGGTCATGTCGACGCCGATGACCCGACCGCCCGCCCCGACCAGCTGCGACAGCACGTAGACGTCCCGGCCGCTGCCACAGCCGAGATCGAGCACGGTCAATCCCTCCAGGGCCGGCGGGATCGGTGACCCGCACCCGTAGAACCGGGACAGCACCTCGTCGTGCACGTTCCGCAGCGCCTCCGTGACGTGCCGCGGTGGCGCCTGATCGATGCAGCACGCCGACGTCTGCAGGTCGGCCGAGGACTTCAGCACCCTGCCGTAGTAGTCCTTGACCGACTCGGGGACGGACAGATCCGTAGGCAATGTGGTCTCCCATCGGTGGCGGCCGGGCCGTCGGACCCGGCCGGAGCACCCTTACCGGGCGGGTCCGCCGGCTTGGTGCAGCAGCTTCCGCAGCAACCGGGTGTAGCTGCGGTCCTTGAACAACCACTCGCGGTCCGGTCCGTTGCCCAGGGCCGGGGTGAACGGCCGGGGCATCAGCCCGTGCGTCAACGGAGAGGCGTCGCCGGCCAGCACCGACCGCAGGTGCCGGGCGACCAACTGGGCCTGGACGTCCAGGGTGGAGAAGGAGCCCAGGGCGTCGACCAGGCCGATGGCGACCACGTCGTCACGGTCCGGGTGGAACATGTTCAGCCACAACCGGGGCCGCCCCTGCTCGTCGCCGTTGAGTTGTGCGCGGACGTCGAGGAACGGCAGGCTCACCCGGTAGCCGGTACCCCAGATGACAACGTCCGCCTGGGTCTTCGTACCGTCGGTGAAGGCCACCGTGGAACCGCTCAGCTCGGTCACCGGGGGCACCACCCGGATGTCGCCGTGCCCGATGTGGTAGGGCACCAGCGAGTTGACGACCGGCTGCCGGGCGTAGAGCCGGTGGGTGGGTGCGGGCAGCCCGAACGCCTCGGGGGTGCCGGCGAGCTTGCGGATCAGGCGCTCCTCGATCCCGGTCCGCACCCCCTCCGGCAGCCGGGAGGTCAGCCACTCGGCACCGCCCTTGCTGAGCTGGTCCACCGGCTTGCCCATCAGGTACTTCGGGATGATCTGGTTGCCGGTGCGGACGCTGAGCATGACCTCGGCGCCGGCGTAGAGCGCGTCGACGGCGATGTCGCAGGCGGTGTTGCCCAGGCCGACCACCACCACCCGCTGACCGGCCAGGAACTCCGGGGTGTCGTAACTGGCCGCGTGCATGACTGTGCCGTCGAACCCGTCGTGCGGCACGTCGGGGCAGGCGGGCTCCCAGTGGTGTCCGCTCGCGATCACCAACGCCGCGTAGTCGACCTCCCGCCCGTCGTCGAAGGCGCATCGCCACCCGCCGCCATCGCGCGGTACCGCCGCGGTGACCTCGCGGCCGAACGTGACGTGTTCCAGCAGCCCGTGGTGCGCGGTGAACCGGTCGAGGTAGTCGAGCACCTGCCGGTGACCGGGATAGTCGGGGTAGTCCGCCGGCATGGGGAAGTCGGGCAGCGCCGTGCTGTACTTCGAGGAGATGAGGTGCGCCGAGTGGTAGACACCGCCGTACCGCGGATCGCGCCGCCACAGCCCACCCGCCGCGGCCCGACGCTCCACCACCTCGACGGCCAACCCCTCGGCCAGGAGCCGGCGGGTGGCGAGCAGGCCCGCGACGCCCGCTCCGACGACACAGATCGGTTCCCTCGACGCTGCCGGCACGCGTCCTCCTCCTCCGTGCGGGATCGATCGACCCAGCAAAGCCGTGGTCGGCCCATCTCGGAGCACTCGACCGGCTACCCCAATCAGCGCGGAACGAGTGCCAAGTGGCGACGCACGGCCACTGCCCGGCTGTCGGGGTGGCTGGACGCAGGCACCATTCGGTCACCGTCCGACCGGCACCGTCGTGTCAGTGTCGGCGGACATGGAAGCGCCAACACTGGACCACTTCGTCGCGGGCCAGCCCTTCCCCGGGGAGCCCGTCGAGGTGGTCACCCTGCACGACCCGGCGACCGGGCAGCCCTACGCGACCGCCCCGGTCGGCAGGTCCGCGGAGGTGGACCGGGCCTGCCGCTCCGCTGCCCTGGCGTTTCCCCGGTGGCGGGACACCACACCGGCCGTCCGGCAACGCGCCCTGCTGGCCCTGGCCGACGCGATCGAAGGCCGGGCCGAGGAACTGGCGATGGCGGAGGTCCGCAACACCGGCAAACCACGGCGTCAGATGATCTCCGACGAGTTGCCGTCCGTCGTGGACTGTCTACGGTTCTACGCCGGTGTTCTCCGGCACGGCGAGACGGCCGCCACCGGCGAGTACGTCCCGGACCACACCTCGATGCTGCGCCGGGAACCCGTCGGCGTCGTCGCGGCGATCACACCGTGGAACTACCCCCTGATGATGGCGATCTGGAAGGTCGCCCCGGCGCTCGCCGCCGGAAACACGGTGGTGCTCAAGCCCGCCGAGACCACCCCGGTCACTCCCCTGATGCTGGCCGAGATCGCCGCCGAGGTGCTGCCGCCGGGGGTGCTCAACGTCGTCTGCGGTGACCGCGAGACCGGGCGGCTG
Protein-coding regions in this window:
- a CDS encoding flavin-containing monooxygenase, giving the protein MPAASREPICVVGAGVAGLLATRRLLAEGLAVEVVERRAAAGGLWRRDPRYGGVYHSAHLISSKYSTALPDFPMPADYPDYPGHRQVLDYLDRFTAHHGLLEHVTFGREVTAAVPRDGGGWRCAFDDGREVDYAALVIASGHHWEPACPDVPHDGFDGTVMHAASYDTPEFLAGQRVVVVGLGNTACDIAVDALYAGAEVMLSVRTGNQIIPKYLMGKPVDQLSKGGAEWLTSRLPEGVRTGIEERLIRKLAGTPEAFGLPAPTHRLYARQPVVNSLVPYHIGHGDIRVVPPVTELSGSTVAFTDGTKTQADVVIWGTGYRVSLPFLDVRAQLNGDEQGRPRLWLNMFHPDRDDVVAIGLVDALGSFSTLDVQAQLVARHLRSVLAGDASPLTHGLMPRPFTPALGNGPDREWLFKDRSYTRLLRKLLHQAGGPAR
- a CDS encoding MFS transporter gives rise to the protein MTVTTRLDRSSWRPIHTRILLALGVGWALDSFEVQIIGSVIRPLAKEFGLTDAAGAVLPWALSTTWVVWFVGLMIGASGFGWLADRVGRKRLFVATLLVYSLAAVLTAFSPNFAVFLLFRFVTAMGVGGEYSAITSAITEFVPARKRGAATAATLSFWSIGGIAAGLIGIGFLNGLIARQVTVGGVDLAGWRLCLLAGALAAGYALIARRAIPESPRWLAAQGRRVEADAIVTRITGLPDDGSDPVGVDVRRSFRSQLAELWRGWRGRLVYGMVLEFCATGAYYGLFTFFGAYVLVKGQVEVADGTVPFYYLIGNVGALVGGLSVAAVIDRAGRRYTVLVAYGTAAVSVLLLALAALTRSPGLTLVAFTLCVFAATCSWISAYTTFAELFPTELRATGVGVSVSAGRIGGMVGVVGLSYTVGGLGLVTAFALLAAFFALGALASVVWGSLRGPEGRGMSLDDLSPSLALPTARS
- a CDS encoding PfkB family carbohydrate kinase, translated to MTRHPVLVGTVTLDVLHEGPIGSGRAPVTLRWGGVMNNMACAMGARGAGPALVTADYTGELASAVATHLVGNGVRWTPLPFAAPLPLFHAELADGSVREKWFIGGAAIDGLDPTALAAGRFLFDTASVLIGGTDATAPALDWLAAEAAERGVPFWLLSADPTETGKLRPARRDNDLTALNLLELGRWAGRPLDSMVDVTAAATELAGAGHCLVTLGGQGALLTGPDGTFRQAPPSIDDPTLTVGAGDVLLGCLLTAHLGGQDWPAALQEATELTGAFLAEPASAERPYRVLRDDPGRRPRFTRPREVRTGTSGDGAVDLRKW
- a CDS encoding methyltransferase domain-containing protein, with the protein product MPTDLSVPESVKDYYGRVLKSSADLQTSACCIDQAPPRHVTEALRNVHDEVLSRFYGCGSPIPPALEGLTVLDLGCGSGRDVYVLSQLVGAGGRVIGVDMTDEQLAVARRHLDYHAERFGYANVEFRQGYIEDLRDVGIADGSVDLVVSNCVLNLSPDKPRVFQEIMRVLRPGGELYFSDVFADRRVPAPLTTDPVLLGECLGGALYTEDFRRIMADVGCADVRAVSSSPLTVSNPDIEHRIGFITFSSRTIRAFKLPFEDRCEDYGQIATYRGSLPLHPHAFDLDDHHRFPANKPVPVCGNTADMLAGTRYAAHFEVIGDRTTHFGLFPCAPAGPASGESTAAACC